Proteins encoded together in one Pseudomonas arsenicoxydans window:
- a CDS encoding LysR family transcriptional regulator gives MAINFDLNDLQAFRAVVEQGSFRKAADTVRISQPALSRRIEKLEDALGVRLFERTTRKVSLTQAGRGFMPSVERLLDDLDIALLGISEVASTRLGHVTVACVPSAAYYFMPRVIARYHQQFPRIKVKVLDSSAHDVLGAVVNGEADFGLSFMGTLEAEVEFEPLVQEEYVVACRRDHPLAGRSSVTWDEFYQQDYISLDKTSGNRFLLDQALSGIVPQRPSICQTRHVTTMIGLVEAGLGVAAVPLMAMPAADHPILTRVPLTHPQVMRSVGLIKRRGRTLTPAALELERLVVEMKVQPSAVSG, from the coding sequence ATGGCCATCAACTTCGACCTCAACGATCTGCAAGCCTTTCGCGCCGTGGTCGAGCAGGGCAGTTTTCGCAAGGCCGCCGACACCGTGCGCATCTCCCAGCCGGCACTGAGCCGGCGTATCGAAAAACTTGAGGACGCCCTTGGCGTGCGCTTGTTCGAGCGCACCACGCGCAAGGTCAGTCTGACCCAGGCCGGGCGCGGTTTCATGCCGAGTGTCGAGCGCCTGCTCGATGATCTCGACATCGCGCTGCTGGGTATCAGTGAAGTCGCTTCGACCCGACTCGGCCATGTCACGGTCGCGTGTGTGCCGTCGGCGGCGTACTACTTTATGCCGCGAGTGATCGCCCGTTACCACCAGCAATTTCCCCGGATCAAAGTCAAAGTGCTGGATTCCAGCGCTCACGACGTGCTCGGCGCAGTGGTCAATGGCGAGGCGGATTTCGGCCTGAGTTTCATGGGTACGCTGGAGGCCGAAGTCGAATTCGAACCCCTGGTGCAGGAAGAGTATGTGGTGGCCTGTCGGCGCGATCACCCATTGGCGGGGCGCAGCAGCGTGACCTGGGATGAGTTTTATCAGCAGGATTACATTTCGTTGGACAAGACGTCCGGCAATCGCTTTTTGCTGGATCAGGCGCTGAGCGGAATTGTTCCGCAGCGGCCGAGTATCTGCCAAACCCGCCATGTGACGACGATGATCGGTCTGGTGGAGGCGGGGTTGGGCGTGGCGGCGGTGCCGTTGATGGCGATGCCAGCGGCCGATCACCCGATTCTGACGCGGGTGCCGCTGACCCATCCGCAGGTGATGCGCAGTGTCGGCTTGATCAAGCGCCGGGGTCGAACCCTGACCCCGGCGGCGTTGGAACTGGAGCGGTTGGTGGTGGAAATGAAAGTCCAGCCGTCTGCGGTCAGCGGCTGA
- a CDS encoding monovalent cation:proton antiporter-2 (CPA2) family protein, with product MPHEGNLLQAAVVFLFAAVLTVPLAKRLQLGAVLGYLFAGVIIGPSVLGLIGNPQRVSHISELGVVLLLFIIGLELSPRRLWVMRKSVFGVGLAQVLLTGSVIGVLALFVFGQPLNSSIVLGLGLALSSTAFGLQSLAERKELTSPHGRLAFAILLFQDIAAIPLIAMVPLLAGGDHTSTAAEDLNHGLRVLGSIAVVVVGGRYLLRPVFRVVAKTGLPEVSTATALLVVIGTAWLMDQVGVSMALGAFLAGLLLADSEYRHELEAQIEPFKGLLLGLFFISVGMGANLSLLLSAPITVLGLTLLLIALKLPLLFLVGRLAGGLGKVSAIRLGIVLAAGGEFAFVVFKIGRDQGLFEPRLYDLLVLTITLSMAVTPLLLLLCARLYTPKVQPVVVPEKFRDIDTDAPRVVIAGMGRMGQIVARILRAQNIKFVALDTSVETIELSRSFGGVPVFYGDPMRPEILSAAKVEQAEYFVIATDDPDTNIKTAEVVHKLYPHIKIIARARNRQHVHRLVDLGAEAIRETYYSSLEMSRRTLVGLGLTQAQADARIKRFKHHDEQVLEAQHAVYDDAVKVLQTAQEARAELARLFEADQMEEQEASKV from the coding sequence ATGCCCCACGAAGGCAACCTTTTACAAGCCGCCGTCGTTTTTCTGTTCGCGGCCGTGCTCACCGTGCCCTTGGCCAAACGCCTGCAACTGGGGGCCGTACTGGGTTATCTGTTTGCCGGGGTGATCATCGGGCCGTCGGTGCTGGGGTTGATCGGTAATCCGCAGCGCGTCAGCCATATCTCTGAGCTGGGCGTGGTGTTGCTGCTGTTCATTATCGGCCTGGAACTGTCACCACGCCGCTTGTGGGTGATGCGTAAATCCGTGTTTGGCGTGGGACTGGCGCAGGTACTGTTGACGGGCTCGGTGATCGGCGTGCTGGCGCTGTTTGTCTTCGGCCAACCGTTGAACAGCTCCATTGTGCTCGGCCTTGGCCTGGCGTTGTCTTCCACCGCGTTTGGCCTGCAAAGCCTGGCCGAGCGCAAAGAGCTGACCAGTCCTCACGGACGCTTGGCGTTTGCGATCCTGCTGTTCCAGGACATCGCCGCAATCCCATTGATCGCCATGGTGCCGTTATTGGCCGGTGGCGATCACACCTCTACCGCCGCCGAAGACTTGAACCACGGTTTGCGGGTACTGGGCAGCATTGCGGTGGTGGTGGTCGGCGGACGGTATCTGCTGCGGCCGGTGTTTCGCGTGGTAGCCAAGACCGGTTTGCCCGAGGTCTCGACGGCGACCGCGTTGCTGGTGGTGATTGGCACGGCGTGGCTGATGGACCAGGTCGGAGTGTCCATGGCCCTTGGCGCGTTCCTCGCCGGATTGCTGCTGGCGGACTCTGAATACCGCCATGAACTGGAAGCGCAGATCGAACCTTTCAAGGGCCTGTTGCTGGGGTTGTTTTTCATCAGCGTCGGCATGGGCGCCAACTTGAGTCTGCTGCTCAGCGCGCCGATCACGGTGTTGGGGCTGACCCTGCTGCTGATCGCACTCAAATTGCCGCTGCTGTTTTTGGTCGGTCGACTGGCCGGTGGCTTGGGCAAAGTCAGTGCCATTCGCCTGGGCATCGTGCTGGCGGCCGGAGGCGAATTTGCGTTTGTGGTGTTCAAGATCGGGCGCGACCAGGGGCTGTTCGAGCCGCGCCTTTACGACTTGCTGGTGCTGACCATCACCCTGTCCATGGCGGTGACGCCGCTGTTGCTGCTGCTGTGCGCGCGGCTGTACACGCCCAAGGTGCAGCCCGTCGTGGTGCCGGAGAAATTTCGCGACATCGACACCGACGCGCCGCGTGTGGTGATTGCCGGCATGGGCCGGATGGGGCAGATCGTGGCGCGGATTCTGCGGGCGCAGAACATCAAGTTCGTGGCGCTGGACACCTCGGTGGAAACCATCGAACTGTCACGCAGTTTCGGCGGCGTGCCGGTGTTCTACGGCGACCCGATGCGCCCGGAAATCCTCAGTGCGGCCAAGGTCGAGCAAGCGGAATACTTTGTCATCGCCACCGATGATCCGGACACCAACATCAAGACTGCCGAGGTGGTACACAAGCTGTATCCGCACATCAAGATCATCGCCCGGGCCCGTAACCGTCAGCATGTGCACCGGCTGGTGGACCTTGGCGCCGAGGCGATTCGGGAAACCTATTATTCGAGCCTGGAAATGAGCCGGCGCACCCTGGTCGGCCTGGGATTGACCCAAGCGCAGGCCGATGCGCGGATCAAGCGCTTCAAGCATCACGATGAACAAGTGCTGGAAGCCCAGCACGCGGTATATGACGATGCGGTGAAGGTCTTGCAGACAGCACAGGAAGCGCGGGCTGAACTGGCCAGGTTGTTTGAGGCGGATCAGATGGAGGAGCAGGAGGCGAGCAAGGTTTGA
- a CDS encoding response regulator transcription factor, with protein MTRILTIEDDAVTAREIVAELSSHGLDVDWVNNGREGLERAVSGNYDLITLDRMLPELDGLAIVTTLRTMGVATPILMISALSDVDERVRGLRAGGDDYLTKPFATDEMAARVEVLLRRQNTVTAKATTLRVADLELNLISHEASRDDQLLTLLPTEYKLLEFLMRNTGQILSRMMIFEEVWGYHFDPGTNLIDVHIGRLRKKIDPPGKVPLIRTVRGSGYVIAEPL; from the coding sequence ATGACCCGCATCTTGACCATCGAAGACGACGCCGTGACCGCCCGGGAAATCGTCGCCGAACTGAGCAGCCACGGCCTCGACGTCGATTGGGTCAACAATGGCCGTGAAGGACTTGAGCGTGCGGTCAGCGGCAATTACGACCTGATCACTCTCGACCGCATGCTGCCCGAGCTCGACGGCCTGGCGATTGTCACCACGTTGCGCACCATGGGCGTGGCCACGCCGATTCTGATGATCAGCGCCCTGTCCGACGTCGACGAGCGAGTGCGCGGTTTGCGCGCTGGCGGTGACGACTACCTGACCAAGCCGTTCGCCACCGATGAAATGGCCGCGCGCGTTGAAGTACTGTTGCGCCGCCAGAACACCGTGACCGCAAAGGCGACCACATTGCGCGTCGCCGACCTTGAGCTGAACCTGATCAGCCACGAAGCCAGCCGCGACGATCAACTGCTGACGCTGTTGCCCACCGAGTACAAGCTGCTGGAATTCCTGATGCGCAACACCGGGCAGATTCTGTCGCGGATGATGATTTTCGAAGAAGTCTGGGGCTATCACTTCGACCCCGGCACCAACCTCATCGATGTGCACATCGGCCGTCTGCGCAAGAAGATCGACCCACCTGGTAAAGTCCCGTTGATCCGCACCGTGCGAGGCTCGGGATATGTCATTGCTGAACCCCTCTAA
- a CDS encoding sensor histidine kinase → MSLLNPSKGWRSSSSRLLALYSSLFVLWSGILMGVMYFEVSAYLDNLAKHSLMQRQHLFSHFQGEQLLDALAVSMTFDIRGIDAYGLFDAQHRYLSGAMQSIPEGLPLDGKIHILSDCAESDDPSLPADSCDAVATQTRDGRWLVLVRDNGSLFAVTRIILHALFWGVTLTILPGIVGWHLLRRRPLRRIRAIQASAEAIVAGDLTRRLPLSNRRDELDMLAAIVNAMLERIERLMNEVKGVCDNIAHDLRTPLTRLRAQLYRIQQQADEGSTLAVQLDSVLAEADTLMARFRGLLRISELEDRQRRSGFVQLDPVPLLQELHDFYLPLAEEGELVFTLQLPASLPPLIGDRALLFEAVANLLSNSIKFTPPDGEVILRGINVAGHTRIEVLDSGPGIPESERKAVFQRFYRADGGNQKNGFGLGLSIVAAIASLHGFALEVGTSELGGARLTLDCQQSLMHQT, encoded by the coding sequence ATGTCATTGCTGAACCCCTCTAAAGGCTGGCGTTCGTCCAGCAGCCGTCTGCTCGCGCTGTACAGTTCGCTGTTCGTGCTCTGGAGCGGGATCCTCATGGGGGTCATGTATTTCGAGGTTTCGGCCTACCTGGACAATTTGGCCAAGCACTCGCTGATGCAACGCCAGCATCTGTTTTCGCACTTTCAGGGCGAGCAACTGCTGGACGCCCTCGCCGTCAGCATGACCTTCGACATTCGCGGCATTGACGCCTATGGTCTGTTCGATGCCCAGCACCGCTACCTCAGCGGGGCGATGCAAAGCATCCCTGAAGGTTTGCCGCTGGACGGCAAGATCCACATCCTTAGCGACTGCGCCGAATCCGACGACCCCAGCCTGCCCGCCGACAGTTGTGACGCTGTAGCGACCCAGACCCGGGACGGTCGCTGGCTGGTGCTGGTGCGCGACAACGGTTCATTGTTTGCCGTGACCCGCATCATTCTGCATGCGTTGTTCTGGGGTGTGACGCTGACCATTCTGCCCGGCATCGTCGGCTGGCACCTGCTGCGGCGGCGCCCGTTGCGACGCATTCGTGCGATTCAAGCGAGCGCCGAAGCCATCGTCGCCGGCGACCTGACCCGGCGCCTGCCCCTGTCCAACCGCCGCGATGAGCTGGACATGCTCGCCGCCATCGTCAACGCCATGCTTGAACGCATCGAACGCTTGATGAACGAGGTCAAGGGTGTGTGCGACAACATCGCCCATGACCTGCGCACCCCGCTGACCCGCCTGCGCGCGCAGCTGTACCGGATTCAACAACAGGCGGATGAGGGCTCGACGCTGGCCGTGCAGCTGGATTCAGTGCTCGCTGAAGCCGACACCTTGATGGCGCGGTTTCGTGGCTTGTTGCGGATTTCCGAATTGGAGGACCGGCAGCGTCGCTCCGGTTTTGTGCAACTGGACCCGGTGCCGCTGCTGCAGGAATTGCACGACTTTTACCTGCCGCTGGCAGAGGAAGGCGAGTTGGTGTTCACGCTGCAATTGCCGGCATCGCTGCCCCCGTTGATTGGCGATCGCGCGCTGTTGTTTGAGGCTGTTGCGAACTTGTTGAGCAACTCGATCAAATTTACCCCGCCGGACGGCGAAGTGATTTTGCGTGGGATCAATGTGGCTGGGCACACGCGAATCGAAGTGCTCGATTCAGGCCCCGGCATTCCGGAAAGCGAACGCAAAGCGGTGTTCCAGCGCTTTTATCGGGCAGACGGCGGCAATCAGAAAAACGGCTTCGGCCTGGGCCTCTCGATCGTTGCGGCGATCGCCAGTCTGCATGGCTTTGCGCTTGAAGTGGGCACCAGCGAACTCGGCGGCGCGCGATTGACCCTCGATTGCCAGCAAAGCCTGATGCACCAGACCTGA
- a CDS encoding SRPBCC family protein produces MATASASIDIPASADQVWQLIGGFDTLPDWLPFIPKSELSEGGRVRSLQTADGAVVVERLETFDNAGKTYSYSIVQAPFPATEYLATIKVEAQGDGTRVTWSGRFTPVGVSEAEVEALFAGIYQGGLEALRGNYPA; encoded by the coding sequence ATGGCAACTGCATCAGCATCTATTGATATCCCGGCATCGGCCGATCAGGTGTGGCAATTGATTGGCGGCTTCGACACGCTGCCGGACTGGCTGCCGTTTATCCCGAAAAGTGAACTGAGCGAAGGCGGGCGGGTGCGCAGCCTGCAAACGGCGGACGGCGCGGTGGTGGTTGAGCGCCTGGAGACGTTTGATAACGCCGGGAAGACTTACAGCTATTCGATTGTGCAGGCGCCATTTCCAGCGACTGAATACCTGGCGACTATCAAGGTAGAAGCACAGGGCGATGGCACCCGGGTGACGTGGTCGGGCCGGTTTACGCCGGTCGGGGTGAGCGAGGCAGAGGTCGAGGCCTTGTTTGCCGGGATTTATCAGGGTGGGCTCGAAGCGCTTCGAGGCAACTATCCGGCCTGA
- a CDS encoding SDR family NAD(P)-dependent oxidoreductase — protein sequence MKIDLTGKLAIVSGSTAGIGLGISKALAESGATVVVIGRETAKVEHALASIRQSVPDAQLRGLTADLGTAEGAEKLFAAEPRADILVNNLGIFNDVDFFDTPDSEWTRFYEVNVISGVRLSRHYVPDMVKQGWGRVIFLSSESGIAIPADMLNYGVTKSANLAVSHGLAKRLAGTGVTVNAILPGPTLTDGLEQMLKDATDASGRSIREEADAFVRKARPTSIIQRVANVEEVANLVAYIASPLSSATTGAALRVDGGVVDSMAI from the coding sequence ATGAAAATCGATTTAACTGGAAAACTCGCCATTGTCAGTGGCAGCACCGCCGGCATTGGCTTGGGCATTAGCAAGGCGCTGGCCGAATCCGGTGCCACGGTGGTGGTGATCGGCCGCGAGACGGCCAAGGTCGAGCACGCGCTGGCAAGCATCCGCCAGAGTGTGCCGGACGCGCAACTGCGTGGTCTGACCGCCGACCTCGGCACGGCTGAAGGCGCTGAAAAGCTGTTCGCTGCCGAACCCCGCGCTGACATCCTGGTGAACAACCTCGGGATCTTCAATGACGTGGATTTTTTCGACACGCCGGACAGCGAGTGGACGCGCTTTTACGAGGTCAATGTGATCTCCGGCGTACGCCTGTCACGGCATTACGTGCCGGACATGGTCAAGCAGGGCTGGGGCCGGGTGATCTTCCTGTCCTCGGAATCCGGCATCGCAATCCCGGCCGACATGCTCAACTATGGCGTGACCAAGAGCGCCAACCTGGCGGTGTCCCACGGCCTGGCCAAACGATTGGCTGGCACTGGCGTGACGGTCAATGCAATCCTGCCCGGGCCGACACTGACCGATGGCCTGGAGCAGATGCTCAAGGACGCCACTGACGCGTCGGGGCGTAGTATTCGCGAAGAAGCCGATGCGTTCGTGCGCAAGGCCCGGCCGACATCGATCATCCAGCGCGTGGCGAATGTCGAGGAAGTCGCCAACCTGGTGGCCTACATCGCTTCGCCGCTGTCCTCGGCCACCACGGGCGCGGCGCTGCGGGTCGACGGTGGTGTCGTCGACAGCATGGCGATTTGA
- a CDS encoding LysR substrate-binding domain-containing protein — protein MIDIRQLRYFVAVAEEEHVGRAAERLHISQSPLSRQIAQLEERLGLTLFERSQQRIRLTRDGQTFLAETRALLTHANRLESLGKRLGRGEEGGLCIGYIENAMHAGVLPNALRVLRGDRPNVHVALYNLSSAEQLEGLRQRSLDIALVGEPPVADDPDLLGFQVLDDPMLLALPEHHALAHQATLTPADLADQEWIGVRHRQNGASRDDFISACIRAGFTPDIRMEATEPFTALGLVASGLGIAMIQKGLSRNAPPGVVLREVPWISFTTPLWAAWHRINLRPLVETFRKVLTEPGSQ, from the coding sequence ATGATCGACATCCGCCAATTGCGCTACTTCGTCGCCGTCGCCGAAGAAGAACACGTCGGTCGCGCCGCCGAACGTTTGCACATTTCCCAGTCGCCCCTGAGCCGGCAAATCGCCCAGCTCGAAGAACGCCTGGGCCTGACCCTGTTCGAGCGCAGCCAGCAGCGCATCCGCCTGACCCGCGACGGCCAGACTTTCCTCGCCGAAACCCGCGCCCTGCTGACCCACGCCAACCGTCTCGAATCGTTGGGCAAGCGCCTCGGTCGCGGCGAAGAAGGCGGCTTGTGCATCGGCTACATCGAAAACGCCATGCACGCCGGCGTGCTGCCCAACGCACTGCGCGTACTGCGCGGTGACCGACCGAACGTGCACGTCGCGCTGTACAACCTGAGCTCTGCCGAACAACTCGAAGGCCTGCGTCAGCGTAGTCTGGACATCGCCCTGGTTGGCGAACCGCCCGTTGCCGATGACCCAGACCTGCTGGGTTTCCAGGTGCTGGACGACCCGATGCTGCTGGCCTTGCCCGAGCACCATGCCCTCGCCCATCAAGCGACGCTGACCCCGGCAGACCTGGCCGATCAGGAATGGATCGGTGTGCGACACCGCCAGAACGGAGCCAGCCGCGACGACTTCATCAGCGCCTGTATCCGCGCCGGTTTCACCCCGGACATCCGCATGGAAGCCACCGAGCCTTTCACCGCGTTGGGGCTGGTGGCGTCAGGACTGGGGATTGCGATGATTCAAAAAGGCTTGAGCCGCAATGCACCGCCGGGCGTGGTGCTGCGGGAAGTGCCGTGGATTTCGTTTACCACGCCCTTGTGGGCGGCGTGGCACCGGATCAATTTGCGGCCGTTGGTGGAGACATTCAGAAAAGTGCTGACCGAGCCGGGTTCGCAATGA
- a CDS encoding MFS transporter, with protein MPESRPALPTSLAITLALCCGFSVATIYYNQTMLPLIGATFGISGAHVGQIAMLTQLGYALGLLLFVPLGDRMTRRSLILGMLSLNFLSLIASAVAPTYSILLLASVVLGLSAVSAQIIIPAATALAPLEQRGSVLGMMVSGLSAGGLLARALSGAVSTWIGWRGMFFAAAAMNVLLFIAILIRMPVTAPSSALPYRDLMKSMWALVRDHPTLRRSSVSGGLIFGALNVFWGSMASLLALEPYHYSSGQAGLFGLSAIVGIVAASWLGRLTHHYGIKLSYLGTGAVLLAFIALYLGGAAGFWWLILACATALDIGNRANQLANQARILALAPEAVSRLNTVFMVTYFTGGALGSALGSSAAGYYGWRGLAAVGALFALLGLISIFYSRRAENIQRA; from the coding sequence ATGCCTGAAAGCAGACCCGCACTGCCCACCAGCCTGGCGATCACTCTGGCGTTGTGTTGCGGCTTTTCGGTTGCGACCATCTACTACAACCAGACCATGCTGCCGTTAATTGGCGCGACGTTCGGCATATCGGGTGCACATGTCGGCCAGATCGCCATGCTCACCCAACTCGGTTACGCCCTCGGCCTGTTGTTGTTTGTACCGCTGGGCGATCGAATGACCCGGCGTTCGCTGATCCTCGGCATGCTGAGCCTGAACTTCCTCAGCCTGATCGCCTCCGCCGTCGCCCCGACCTACTCGATTCTGCTTCTGGCCAGCGTCGTGCTCGGGCTGTCGGCGGTCAGCGCGCAGATCATCATTCCCGCCGCGACCGCTCTCGCACCCCTGGAGCAACGCGGGAGTGTGTTGGGCATGATGGTCAGCGGCTTGTCGGCCGGCGGCCTGTTGGCGCGGGCCCTGAGCGGAGCCGTCAGCACCTGGATCGGCTGGCGCGGGATGTTCTTCGCCGCCGCGGCCATGAACGTGCTGCTGTTCATAGCGATCCTGATACGCATGCCAGTGACCGCGCCGTCCAGCGCTCTGCCCTACCGGGACCTGATGAAATCGATGTGGGCACTGGTACGCGATCACCCGACCCTGCGTCGTTCGTCCGTGAGTGGCGGCCTGATTTTCGGAGCATTAAACGTGTTCTGGGGTTCGATGGCATCGCTGCTGGCGCTTGAGCCTTATCACTACTCCAGTGGGCAAGCCGGGTTGTTCGGGCTTTCAGCCATCGTTGGGATTGTCGCCGCCTCCTGGCTTGGCCGACTCACGCACCACTACGGCATCAAACTCAGCTACCTGGGAACCGGCGCGGTGCTGTTGGCCTTCATTGCCTTGTATCTGGGCGGTGCAGCCGGTTTCTGGTGGCTGATCCTGGCCTGTGCGACCGCGCTGGACATCGGCAACCGGGCCAACCAATTGGCCAATCAGGCACGCATTCTGGCCCTGGCACCGGAGGCGGTCAGTCGGTTGAACACGGTGTTCATGGTCACCTACTTCACCGGCGGCGCCTTGGGCTCGGCCCTGGGCTCCAGCGCCGCCGGGTATTACGGCTGGCGCGGATTGGCAGCCGTCGGTGCGTTGTTTGCGTTGCTAGGGCTGATCTCGATCTTCTATTCCAGACGCGCTGAAAACATCCAGCGCGCATAA
- a CDS encoding DUF6124 family protein — MFKATPNPPETNDISPYESADSKKFNEAADRALDYYLNPAKAPPRKPSTMFLIAPDIDSESLLAHACESMASASVMASDFAGELQGPQRHKMLALQQIIMLGELAVNRALDNVDPQNA, encoded by the coding sequence GTGTTCAAAGCCACCCCCAATCCTCCTGAAACGAACGACATTTCTCCGTACGAATCCGCCGATTCCAAAAAATTCAACGAAGCCGCCGACCGCGCCCTCGACTATTACCTCAACCCCGCCAAGGCACCCCCAAGAAAACCCAGCACGATGTTTCTCATCGCGCCCGATATCGATTCGGAAAGCCTGCTGGCTCACGCCTGCGAGTCCATGGCCTCGGCGAGTGTGATGGCGAGTGATTTTGCCGGGGAGCTGCAAGGGCCGCAGCGCCACAAGATGCTGGCGTTGCAGCAGATCATCATGCTGGGCGAACTGGCGGTGAACCGAGCGCTGGATAACGTCGATCCGCAGAACGCTTGA
- a CDS encoding LysR substrate-binding domain-containing protein, which translates to MNRNDLRRVDMNLLVIFETLMFEKNLTRAGEKLFLGQPAVSASLAKLRDLFDDPLLVRNGRTLEPTPRALAILKELQPAMDTISGAVSRAKDFDPSTSRDVFRIGLSDDAEFGLFPPLLKQIREEAQNVVVVVRRVNYLLMSPMLASGEISVGISYTTELPANAKRKKLRDLSVKILRGDNRPGPLTLDEYCERPHALVSFSGDLTGAIDSDLARIGRSRRVVLAVPQFSGLRALLAGTDMLATVPDYAAFALIEGSSQLRADDPPFDIVLSELSMVWNGVNDNDPAERWLRSRIVQHMSAPLPLGH; encoded by the coding sequence ATGAACCGCAACGACCTGCGCCGCGTGGACATGAACCTGCTGGTGATTTTCGAAACCCTGATGTTCGAAAAGAACCTGACCCGAGCCGGGGAGAAGTTGTTCCTCGGCCAGCCCGCCGTCAGCGCCTCGCTGGCCAAGTTGCGTGATCTGTTCGACGACCCGTTGCTGGTGCGTAACGGTCGAACGCTGGAGCCCACACCCCGCGCACTGGCGATTCTCAAGGAGCTGCAGCCGGCGATGGACACCATTTCCGGTGCGGTCAGCCGGGCCAAGGATTTCGACCCTTCGACCAGCCGCGATGTATTCCGCATCGGCTTGTCCGACGACGCAGAGTTCGGCCTGTTCCCGCCACTGCTCAAGCAGATACGCGAAGAGGCGCAAAACGTCGTGGTGGTTGTGCGGCGAGTGAATTACCTGCTGATGTCGCCAATGCTCGCCTCCGGGGAGATTTCCGTCGGAATCAGCTACACCACGGAACTGCCGGCCAATGCCAAGCGCAAGAAGCTGCGCGACCTGAGTGTGAAGATTTTGCGTGGCGATAACCGTCCCGGCCCCCTGACCCTGGATGAGTACTGCGAACGCCCGCATGCGCTGGTGTCGTTTTCCGGGGATTTGACCGGGGCTATCGACAGCGATCTGGCGCGCATTGGTCGCTCACGGCGTGTTGTGCTGGCGGTGCCGCAGTTCTCCGGGCTACGCGCGTTGCTGGCCGGCACCGACATGCTCGCCACGGTGCCGGATTACGCCGCGTTTGCGCTGATCGAAGGCAGCAGTCAGTTGCGCGCCGATGACCCGCCCTTCGATATCGTGCTGTCCGAACTGTCGATGGTGTGGAACGGCGTCAACGATAACGATCCGGCAGAACGTTGGTTGCGCTCGAGAATCGTCCAACACATGTCGGCGCCGCTGCCGCTGGGGCATTGA
- a CDS encoding DinB family protein: protein MINVRTARMLAEYKQWADKRLFDSLAELPPGEVDKERVSVFKNMIGTLNHIYVVDCIWKAHLEGRGHGFKTSHDLLHPDLADLRMAQKDIDHWYCDWSARQTEASLDKPVEFTFVSGESGTMSAGAMLLHVVNHASYHRGWVIQMYFDIPAMPPMTDMPIFLRETDPASFRSINAPAAAAPTCVGRFSSATNVLPDRYR, encoded by the coding sequence ATGATCAACGTACGCACTGCCCGCATGCTTGCCGAATACAAGCAATGGGCCGACAAGCGCCTGTTTGACAGCCTGGCCGAACTGCCGCCGGGAGAGGTCGACAAAGAGCGGGTGTCGGTGTTCAAGAACATGATCGGCACCCTGAACCACATCTATGTGGTGGACTGCATCTGGAAGGCTCACCTCGAAGGCCGAGGGCACGGCTTCAAAACCTCGCACGATCTGCTGCACCCAGATCTGGCTGACTTGCGCATGGCGCAAAAGGACATTGATCACTGGTACTGCGACTGGAGCGCCCGCCAGACCGAGGCCTCGCTGGACAAACCCGTCGAGTTCACCTTTGTCTCTGGCGAGAGCGGCACCATGAGCGCCGGTGCGATGTTGCTGCATGTAGTCAATCACGCCAGCTATCACCGAGGCTGGGTGATCCAGATGTATTTCGATATTCCCGCCATGCCGCCGATGACCGATATGCCGATCTTCCTGCGCGAGACCGATCCTGCGTCTTTCCGATCGATCAATGCCCCAGCGGCAGCGGCGCCGACATGTGTTGGACGATTCTCGAGCGCAACCAACGTTCTGCCGGATCGTTATCGTTGA